The Xanthomonas sp. CFBP 8443 genome has a window encoding:
- the maiA gene encoding maleylacetoacetate isomerase: MEEALQLYTYWRSSAAYRVRIGLNLKGLAYQALPVHLVRDGGQQHSPEYARLNPQELVPTLCHDGQPIRQSLAILEYLDERWPEPPLLPDAAIDRARVRGLAQLIACDVHPLNNLRVGRFFETVWSVPQSEREEWMLHWIVLGFDALEQLLAESPDTGTYCHGEQPGLADCCLVPQVFNARRFGVDMQVYPTLARIEQACLALPAFDAARPERQPDAQG; this comes from the coding sequence GTGGAAGAGGCGTTGCAGCTGTACACCTACTGGCGTTCCAGCGCCGCCTATCGCGTGCGCATCGGCCTCAACCTGAAAGGGCTGGCCTACCAGGCGCTGCCGGTGCACCTGGTGCGCGACGGCGGCCAGCAGCATTCGCCGGAGTACGCGCGACTCAATCCGCAGGAGCTGGTGCCGACGCTGTGCCACGACGGCCAGCCGATCCGCCAGTCGCTGGCGATCCTGGAATACCTGGACGAACGCTGGCCGGAGCCGCCACTGCTGCCGGATGCGGCGATCGACCGCGCGCGGGTGCGCGGGCTCGCGCAACTGATCGCCTGCGACGTCCATCCGCTCAACAACCTGCGCGTGGGCCGGTTCTTCGAGACCGTGTGGAGCGTGCCGCAGTCCGAGCGCGAGGAGTGGATGCTGCACTGGATCGTGCTGGGCTTCGATGCGCTGGAGCAACTGCTCGCCGAGTCGCCCGACACCGGCACCTATTGCCATGGCGAGCAGCCGGGGCTGGCCGATTGCTGCCTGGTGCCGCAGGTCTTCAACGCGCGCCGCTTCGGCGTGGACATGCAGGTCTATCCGACCCTGGCGCGGATCGAGCAGGCCTGCCTGGCGCTGCCGGCGTTCGATGCGGCGCGCCCGGAGCGGCAGCCGGACGCGCAGGGCTGA
- a CDS encoding PilT/PilU family type 4a pilus ATPase, with amino-acid sequence MDIGYFLKLMTEKNASDMFLTTGAPVYIKIEGKLYPLGATGLPPGMVKKIAYSLMDEGQVPQFERELELNMAIALQDAGRFRVNVFKQRGEVGMVIRAIRSKIPSIEELHLPQVLKDVIMTPRGLVLVVGSTGSGKSTSLASMIDHRNSTTTGHILTIEDPIEYLHKHKMSIVNQREVGLDTHAFHNALKNAMREAPDVILIGEILDATTMEAAIAFAETGHLCLATLHSNNADQTIERILNFFPESAHKNVLMNLALNLRAVVSQRLVKDKNERRRPATEVLLNTPMIRDLLRRGQVHEIKAAMEESLEEGMETFDQCLFRMVKQGQIEQEEALRAADSRDGLALKFRLSEGSSGEHDPYADYDAAAGGGASSPRITHGFG; translated from the coding sequence ATGGATATCGGCTACTTCCTGAAGCTGATGACCGAAAAGAACGCCTCGGACATGTTCCTGACCACGGGAGCACCGGTCTATATCAAGATCGAAGGCAAGCTGTACCCGCTCGGCGCCACCGGCCTGCCGCCGGGCATGGTCAAGAAGATCGCCTATTCGCTGATGGACGAGGGCCAGGTGCCGCAGTTCGAGCGCGAGCTGGAGCTGAACATGGCCATCGCGCTGCAGGACGCCGGCCGCTTCCGGGTCAACGTGTTCAAGCAGCGCGGCGAGGTCGGCATGGTCATCCGCGCGATCCGCAGCAAGATTCCCAGCATCGAGGAACTGCACCTGCCGCAGGTGCTCAAGGACGTGATCATGACCCCGCGCGGGCTGGTCCTGGTGGTCGGCTCGACCGGCTCCGGCAAGTCCACCTCGCTGGCGTCGATGATCGACCACCGCAACAGCACCACCACCGGGCACATCCTCACCATCGAGGATCCGATCGAATACCTGCACAAGCACAAGATGTCGATCGTCAACCAGCGCGAGGTCGGCCTGGACACCCACGCCTTCCACAACGCGCTGAAGAACGCGATGCGCGAGGCGCCGGACGTGATCCTGATCGGCGAGATCCTGGACGCGACGACGATGGAGGCGGCGATCGCCTTCGCCGAGACCGGCCACCTGTGCCTGGCCACGCTGCACTCCAACAACGCCGACCAGACCATCGAGCGCATCCTCAACTTCTTCCCGGAAAGCGCGCACAAGAACGTGCTGATGAACCTGGCGCTGAACCTGCGCGCGGTGGTCTCGCAGCGCCTGGTCAAGGACAAGAACGAGCGCCGCCGCCCGGCCACCGAGGTGCTGCTGAACACGCCGATGATCCGCGACCTGCTGCGCCGCGGCCAGGTGCACGAGATCAAGGCCGCGATGGAGGAGTCGCTGGAGGAAGGCATGGAGACCTTCGACCAGTGCCTGTTCCGGATGGTCAAGCAGGGCCAGATCGAGCAGGAGGAAGCGCTGCGCGCGGCCGACTCGCGCGACGGCCTGGCGCTGAAGTTCCGCCTGTCCGAGGGCTCCAGCGGCGAACACGACCCCTACGCGGACTATGACGCCGCTGCCGGCGGCGGCGCCAGTTCGCCGCGGATCACGCACGGCTTCGGTTGA